Proteins encoded together in one Gigantopelta aegis isolate Gae_Host chromosome 8, Gae_host_genome, whole genome shotgun sequence window:
- the LOC121378626 gene encoding zinc finger protein Noc-like yields MLTSSVSQYLHPDYFEPLPTTLDAKKSPLALLAQTCSSIGKDSSPSKPIIPPLEKKENTKTPDKFGINDSSKRPGSGDGKDSGRDSKPGFRTVPPKVIPSSVSSSGQEGSDKLTNGDISSSHGSKLNLDLSPTSSKTSSSSCVPKSSSLSSSSSSDSHDHHHHHSPSKSSRVEREHQDSYHHSRSHSLSPHHSHKPNTVPTTVIQSPVTSVDTTKLSANHSSLLCGVPGAAGHYGYPPFVSPYDIPSSMHGYPAYLAAHASLSAATAAAAAAQSTALKANAAAASAAALSPYVAYTRVRTPSGATTLVPVCRDPYCANCQLTLQSAHVSSSCTVPGCAQCAHEKSLLSLSNGLGLPNSSYLSSLSAAGSLPQSLNSLYPGSALAAHQGLPYICNWVAGSDYCGKRFSSSEELLQHLRTHTSGTEATGFPSSYGLGIPSALSSACHGHLSGAAPPSPTSLRRAGYPTSLSPVSSLLASSRFHPYKTPLPTLPPTPGQPYAGLSPYYSPYTLYGQRLGAAVP; encoded by the exons ATGTTAACATCAAGTGTGTCTCAGTATTTACACCCGGACTATTTTGAACCGCTACCAACTACA ctgGATGCCAAGAAGAGTCCACTAGCTCTGCTGGCACAGACATGCAGCAGCATTGGCAAGGACTCGTCTCCTTCGAAACCCATCATACCTCCACTGGAGAAAAAGGAAAATACCAAAACGCCCGATAAATTCGGCATCAACGACAGCAGCAAACGCCCGGGCTCTGGCGACGGGAAGGATTCGGGAAGAGACTCAAAGCCTGGATTCAGGACAGTGCCTCCAAAAGTGATTCCATCATCAGTGAGTTCTTCTGGACAGGAAGGAAGCGACAAGCTTACGAACGGTGACATTTCTTCTTCTCATGGAAGCAAATTAAACTTGGATTTATCACCAACATCCTCAAAAACCTCCAGTTCTAGTTGTGTGCCAAAATCATCGTcgttgtcgtcgtcgtcgtcctCGGATTCTcacgaccaccaccaccaccacagtcCGTCTAAGAGCTCGCGGGTGGAGAGGGAGCACCAGGACTCGTATCACCACTCCAgatctcactctctctctccacaccaCTCCCACAAACCGAACACAGTCCCCACCACAGTGATACAGTCGCCGGTCACCTCAGTGGACACTACCAAGCTGTCTGCCAACCACAGTTCCCTTCTGTGCGGAGTGCCGGGTGCTGCTGGACATTACGGCTACCCTCCCTTCGTGAGTCCCTATGACATTCCATCATCTATGCACGGCTACCCTGCCTACCTGGCCGCACACGCCAGTCTGTCGGCAGCTACGGCAGCTGCTGCAGCGGCTCAAAGCACGGCGTTGAAAGCCAACGCGGCAGCAGCATCAGCAGCAGCTTTGTCGCCGTATGTTGCGTACACTCGTGTCAGGACTCCATCAGGGGCGACGACTCTCGTCCCAGTGTGTAGAGACCCCTACTGTGCAAACTGTCAGCTGACATTACAGAGCGCTCACGTGTCCTCGTCCTGTACTGTCCCGGGGTGCGCTCAGTGCGCCCACGAGAAAAGTCTGTTGAGTTTGTCGAACGGACTGGGATTACCCAACTCTTCGTACTTGTCCTCGCTGTCTGCAGCCGGATCGCTGCCCCAATCTCTGAACTCTCTCTATCCAGGAAGCGCTCTTGCTGCTCACCAAGGACTTCCATACATATGCAACTGGGTTGCTGGAAGTGACTATTGTGGGAAGCGGTTTTCGTCGTCTGAGGAGCTGTTGCAGCATCTGAGGACACACACGTCAGGCACGGAAGCTACGGGTTTCCCTTCCTCTTACGGGCTGGGAATCCCGTCCgcgttgtcgtctgcttgtcacGGACATTTGTCTGGCGCTGCTCCGCCAAGCCCGACGTCCCTCAGACGAGCAGGCTACCCGACCAGCTTGAGTCCCGTCAGCAGTCTTCTCGCCTCCAGCAGATTCCACCCTTACAAGACCCCACTGCCCACCCTTCCACCGACTCCAGGGCAGCCGTATGCAGGACTATCGCCGTATTATTCTCCATACACTTTGTATGGACAGAGACTGGGAGCTGCTGTCCCTTAA